In Nakamurella antarctica, the following are encoded in one genomic region:
- the metX gene encoding homoserine O-acetyltransferase MetX, giving the protein MVHRAGGASGNAGGASGNAGDASGNAGDASGNAGDASGNAADASGRAGEARPALPAARVTISGDPAGLGAAGLLDGAQARSGVNVPASAIWHGGSPSAWRQFADVGDLDLENGGVLPGVRVAFESWGKLNAARDNAILVLHALTGDAHVVGPTAAGQPTPGWWDGLIGQGAVLDTDKYFVIAPNVLGGCQGTTGPSSVAADGQPYGSRFPAVTMRDLVSAEAALADVLGIKTFHAIIGGSMGGMRVLEWAVSFPDRVKAAVAIAACGYASADQIGWTTPQLAAIRSDQNFAGGDYYDQAWPLAGMAIAREIAHMTYRSGCELNTRFGRDAQEGEDPATGGRFAVQSYISYHGAKLGRRFDPNSYLVLTEAMNSHDVGRGRGGLRAALGRITADLTVAVVDSDRLFPPELGAEIALAPRAKPLVTMRSEYGHDGFLIEADQVSKVVADAIEAPQITLVRPFSGAASTTAWA; this is encoded by the coding sequence GTGGTTCATCGCGCCGGCGGTGCCTCCGGAAACGCCGGCGGTGCCTCCGGAAACGCCGGCGATGCCTCCGGAAACGCCGGCGATGCCTCCGGAAACGCCGGCGATGCCTCCGGAAACGCCGCCGATGCCTCCGGTCGCGCCGGCGAAGCCCGTCCCGCATTACCCGCGGCTCGGGTCACCATCAGTGGTGACCCAGCCGGCTTGGGCGCCGCCGGTCTTCTTGACGGCGCCCAAGCCCGTTCGGGTGTGAACGTGCCCGCCAGCGCTATCTGGCATGGCGGTTCGCCGTCAGCGTGGCGGCAGTTCGCCGATGTCGGTGATCTGGATTTGGAGAACGGTGGGGTTCTTCCTGGCGTCCGAGTGGCCTTTGAATCTTGGGGAAAGCTCAATGCTGCCAGGGACAATGCCATTCTCGTGCTCCACGCTTTGACCGGTGACGCTCACGTGGTAGGTCCCACTGCAGCTGGGCAGCCGACCCCAGGATGGTGGGACGGACTGATCGGCCAAGGGGCCGTTCTAGACACCGATAAGTACTTTGTGATCGCACCCAATGTGCTCGGCGGGTGCCAAGGAACGACCGGACCATCGTCAGTTGCAGCAGATGGGCAGCCTTACGGTTCTAGGTTTCCGGCAGTTACTATGCGCGACTTGGTGAGTGCCGAAGCGGCGTTGGCGGATGTGTTGGGAATTAAGACATTTCACGCGATCATCGGCGGTTCGATGGGCGGCATGCGAGTGCTTGAGTGGGCGGTGAGCTTCCCGGATCGGGTCAAAGCCGCAGTCGCGATTGCTGCATGTGGCTACGCCAGCGCGGACCAGATCGGTTGGACGACACCACAACTCGCGGCAATCCGCTCGGATCAGAACTTTGCGGGCGGTGATTACTACGACCAGGCTTGGCCGCTTGCCGGGATGGCAATTGCACGTGAGATCGCCCACATGACCTACCGCAGCGGGTGCGAGCTGAACACTCGTTTCGGACGAGACGCGCAGGAGGGAGAGGACCCTGCGACCGGCGGCAGATTTGCTGTGCAGTCCTATATCTCCTATCACGGGGCGAAGTTGGGCCGCAGGTTCGATCCCAACTCCTATCTCGTTCTGACCGAAGCAATGAACTCCCATGACGTGGGTCGCGGGCGCGGCGGCTTGCGTGCAGCTTTGGGCAGGATCACTGCTGACCTGACGGTCGCTGTCGTCGATTCCGACCGTTTGTTCCCGCCGGAGTTGGGGGCGGAGATAGCCCTGGCACCACGCGCGAAGCCGCTCGTCACCATGCGGTCGGAATACGGGCACGATGGGTTTTTGATCGAAGCTGATCAGGTGTCCAAGGTGGTCGCCGACGCAATCGAGGCGCCGCAGATTACTCTGGTCCGGCCGTTCAGCGGAGCTGCCTCGACCACCGCTTGGGCCTGA